From a single Haloarcula sp. DT43 genomic region:
- a CDS encoding DUF7269 family protein, giving the protein MRPRTVVFGTVGLLATAVAVALVVAPAVVGESLVAVLGSVAPTTALLAGSLVVGLCAALAGWLGGRGTDGAASAFDVAGDSPPEAVTATEGRLVAADVDAAIDDAVAGDDAAMDAVTERLTAAAATAHAIGAGVSQEAARRAVRAGTWTDDAVAAALLAPEEPQSLVARLRLWLDPESERRRRIRRTVDAIERVSGGDR; this is encoded by the coding sequence ATGCGCCCCCGCACGGTCGTGTTCGGGACGGTGGGCCTGCTGGCGACCGCCGTCGCGGTCGCCCTGGTGGTCGCCCCGGCCGTCGTCGGCGAGTCGCTGGTCGCCGTCCTCGGTAGCGTCGCCCCGACGACCGCCCTCCTCGCCGGGAGTCTGGTCGTCGGGCTCTGTGCGGCCCTCGCCGGCTGGCTCGGCGGGCGAGGGACCGACGGGGCGGCGTCCGCCTTCGACGTGGCCGGCGACAGCCCGCCGGAGGCCGTGACGGCGACGGAGGGGCGGCTGGTCGCCGCCGACGTCGACGCGGCCATCGACGACGCGGTCGCGGGCGACGACGCGGCGATGGACGCCGTCACCGAGCGACTCACTGCGGCGGCGGCGACGGCCCACGCCATCGGTGCCGGCGTCTCACAGGAGGCCGCTCGCCGGGCCGTGCGGGCGGGGACCTGGACCGACGACGCCGTCGCGGCGGCGCTGCTCGCCCCGGAGGAACCGCAGTCACTGGTGGCCCGGCTCCGCCTGTGGCTCGACCCGGAGAGCGAGCGCCGTCGCCGCATCCGCCGGACCGTCGACGCTATCGAGCGGGTGTCGGGGGGTGACCGCTGA
- a CDS encoding DUF58 domain-containing protein produces the protein MHRRMRRWRGGLAAALFLVSVSLLTAEPLLLAATVLPLGYVAYGALSRVPAGTDLRATRSVSDAQPTPGEPVAVELTVTNTGNGSLTDVRVIDGVPAELAVVEGSPRLCTSLRPDESATLSYAVMAKRGTYTFDAAAVRVRTLSASDAVTVDLPAAGDGSLTCSNTVSEVPMADATLPRAGTLPTDTGGSGLEFHSTRSYQPGDPVNRIDWRRYAKTDELTTVDYREEQAVRTVLVVDARPPARVTPEPGFPTGAELSAYAAERLFDALSRTSVVASVCAVGLAESDVPGGLGPDGLAWVDPAGGHAAAHARQVFDSVGRAAARQSADHATSGPSTADDADVAGAESTPQSRDGDARMTTADGGTTDDPALLAVLARLPPTAQVVVFSPVADEWAVSLVSSLAVRDYPTTLVSPALARGGSLGAAVAGVERTARLQRAELSGATVIDWDLDSPIDVALRASLADLFSV, from the coding sequence ATGCACCGCCGGATGCGGCGCTGGCGCGGCGGCCTCGCCGCGGCGCTGTTCCTCGTCAGCGTCTCGCTGCTGACCGCCGAGCCGCTGTTGCTCGCGGCGACGGTGCTACCGCTCGGTTACGTCGCCTACGGCGCGCTGTCGCGGGTGCCGGCCGGGACCGACCTGCGGGCGACGCGGTCGGTCTCCGACGCCCAGCCGACGCCGGGCGAGCCGGTCGCCGTCGAACTGACCGTGACGAACACCGGGAACGGCTCGCTGACCGACGTGCGAGTCATCGACGGCGTGCCCGCGGAACTGGCAGTCGTCGAGGGGTCGCCGCGGCTCTGTACCTCGCTGCGGCCCGACGAGAGTGCGACGCTGTCCTACGCCGTGATGGCGAAGCGCGGGACCTACACGTTCGACGCCGCCGCGGTGCGGGTGCGGACGCTGTCGGCGAGCGACGCGGTCACCGTCGACCTGCCAGCCGCCGGCGACGGGTCGCTGACCTGCTCGAACACCGTTTCGGAGGTGCCGATGGCCGACGCGACGCTCCCGCGGGCGGGGACGCTCCCGACCGACACCGGCGGGAGCGGCCTGGAGTTCCACTCGACGCGGAGCTACCAGCCCGGGGACCCGGTCAACCGCATCGACTGGCGGCGCTACGCCAAGACGGACGAACTGACCACCGTCGACTACCGGGAGGAACAGGCCGTCAGGACGGTGCTGGTGGTCGACGCCAGGCCGCCGGCCCGCGTGACGCCGGAGCCGGGGTTCCCGACCGGAGCGGAACTGTCGGCTTACGCCGCCGAGCGGCTGTTCGACGCCCTCTCGCGGACCAGCGTCGTCGCCAGCGTCTGTGCCGTGGGGCTGGCCGAGTCGGACGTCCCCGGCGGGCTCGGTCCGGACGGACTGGCGTGGGTCGACCCCGCCGGCGGCCACGCGGCCGCTCACGCGCGACAGGTGTTCGACAGCGTGGGTCGCGCCGCGGCCCGGCAGTCGGCGGACCACGCGACCAGCGGCCCCAGTACGGCCGACGATGCAGACGTGGCCGGGGCCGAGTCCACACCGCAGTCACGGGACGGCGACGCGCGGATGACGACGGCCGACGGCGGCACGACCGACGACCCGGCCCTGCTCGCCGTGCTCGCCCGGCTCCCGCCGACCGCGCAGGTGGTGGTGTTCTCGCCAGTCGCCGACGAGTGGGCCGTCTCGCTGGTCTCGTCGCTCGCGGTCCGTGACTACCCGACGACGCTCGTCAGCCCGGCGCTGGCCCGCGGCGGCTCGCTGGGCGCGGCCGTGGCCGGCGTCGAACGCACCGCCCGGCTCCAGCGGGCCGAACTGTCCGGCGCGACCGTCATCGACTGGGACCTCGACAGCCCCATCGACGTAGCTCTGCGGGCCTCGCTCGCGGACCTGTTCAGCGTGTAA
- a CDS encoding DUF7519 family protein: MADHTTLPTRMPRTSLAVVVGVTALLVAGLLGAVSADRVALVGAGTGLALALSLWLSGWNRWRAVGAVLASILALPVAVGLSVATGGAVVTLGADLFPVPSQAGVRPAVVTLASQVAVVLGCLTAVFGASAATRGVVDTERVAAYGGVVVRTTAVPFVVALALFARGAVDFLQSNAGTPGVQQLAGELLARVLGPVFDPAPGRTHIAIFCLLLALAAAALARGLDALPLAELVPETSDAPDVDGAVAAAERTLRWTGRLALLVAPVAGLVELSVGQQFLAGTLPGGLYGVAVGVTAAPGLRGLLWWLFLGGAAVSAAVWALRRAVRSSADRVGSVLAPYVGGVVVTLAVVSVAGPAVEAVETALRATPAAAAVDRFVVPVLDVYGPQTVALVLVVVALFSVVAAAGQLWLALAAGYLPERTAGVTLAAAGLFGASAFAATLATPTWLVLAGLVGAVVVWDAGAFGTTLGREVGTGAATRRAELVHTGGTVAVGGVGVAATLGLAAVAQGAIAVEPSAAVASLVVCLVAVVALVVAMR; the protein is encoded by the coding sequence ATGGCCGACCACACCACACTCCCGACCCGGATGCCCCGGACCAGCCTCGCCGTCGTCGTCGGCGTGACGGCGCTGCTGGTCGCCGGACTGCTGGGGGCCGTCAGCGCCGACCGGGTCGCGCTCGTCGGCGCGGGGACCGGCCTCGCGCTGGCGCTGTCGCTGTGGCTGAGCGGCTGGAACCGCTGGCGGGCGGTCGGGGCCGTCCTGGCCAGTATCCTCGCGCTCCCGGTCGCGGTCGGGCTCTCTGTCGCCACCGGCGGTGCGGTCGTCACGCTCGGGGCCGACCTGTTCCCGGTCCCCTCGCAGGCCGGCGTCCGGCCGGCGGTCGTCACGCTGGCGTCGCAGGTGGCCGTCGTCCTCGGCTGTCTGACCGCTGTCTTCGGTGCGAGCGCGGCCACCCGCGGCGTCGTGGACACCGAGCGGGTGGCGGCCTACGGCGGCGTCGTCGTGCGGACGACCGCCGTCCCGTTCGTCGTCGCCCTCGCGCTGTTCGCGCGGGGAGCCGTCGACTTCCTGCAGTCCAACGCCGGGACGCCGGGCGTCCAGCAGCTGGCCGGCGAACTCCTCGCCCGGGTGCTGGGGCCGGTGTTCGACCCGGCCCCTGGGCGAACGCATATCGCCATCTTCTGCCTGCTGCTCGCGCTCGCGGCGGCGGCGCTGGCCCGCGGCCTCGACGCTCTGCCGCTTGCCGAACTCGTCCCGGAGACGAGCGACGCGCCCGACGTCGACGGGGCCGTCGCCGCCGCCGAGCGGACGCTCCGGTGGACGGGCCGGCTCGCCCTGCTCGTCGCTCCGGTCGCCGGGCTGGTCGAACTGTCCGTCGGCCAGCAGTTCCTCGCCGGCACACTCCCCGGTGGCCTGTACGGGGTCGCCGTCGGGGTCACGGCCGCGCCGGGCCTGCGCGGGCTCCTCTGGTGGCTGTTCCTTGGCGGTGCGGCCGTCTCCGCTGCGGTCTGGGCCCTCCGGCGGGCGGTCCGGAGTTCGGCCGACCGCGTCGGCTCTGTCCTCGCGCCCTACGTCGGCGGCGTCGTCGTCACTCTCGCCGTGGTCTCGGTCGCGGGGCCGGCGGTCGAAGCCGTCGAGACGGCGCTCCGGGCGACCCCGGCCGCGGCAGCCGTCGACCGGTTCGTCGTCCCGGTACTGGACGTGTACGGGCCACAGACGGTCGCACTGGTGCTGGTCGTCGTCGCGCTGTTCTCGGTCGTCGCCGCGGCCGGACAGCTGTGGCTGGCGCTTGCGGCGGGCTACCTGCCCGAGCGGACGGCAGGCGTCACGCTCGCGGCGGCCGGCCTGTTCGGTGCCAGCGCCTTCGCCGCGACGCTCGCGACGCCGACGTGGCTGGTGCTCGCGGGCCTGGTCGGCGCGGTCGTCGTCTGGGACGCCGGTGCCTTCGGGACGACGCTCGGGCGCGAGGTCGGCACCGGGGCTGCGACCCGCCGCGCCGAACTCGTCCACACCGGCGGGACCGTCGCGGTCGGGGGCGTCGGCGTGGCGGCGACGCTGGGGCTGGCCGCCGTCGCGCAGGGTGCTATCGCCGTCGAGCCGTCGGCCGCCGTGGCCAGCCTCGTGGTCTGTCTCGTCGCCGTGGTGGCGCTCGTCGTCGCGATGCGGTAG
- a CDS encoding AAA family ATPase, translating to MDHDTAGRTSRQILDAVGSAVIADDRFLETVMTGILARGHVLLEDVPGTGKTLTARSFATALDLSFKRVQFTPDLLPSDITGSNVFNEATGEFDFQPGPVFANVVLADEINRAPPKTQAALLEAMGEKQVTVDGVTHDLPEPFFVIATQNPVEQEGTFGLPEAQRDRFIVKTSMGYPDFGGERELIDRRADRTAQAPSVTSVIDGERIPALQRAVESVTVDGKLRDYVVELGRATREDDRVDVGVSPRGIQRLFEATRAAAVLDGRDYAVPDDVTSVAVAAFAHRLVLTADAGVRGVDPATVVKDVLDRVEVPAVSP from the coding sequence ATGGACCACGACACTGCCGGACGAACCAGCCGACAGATTCTCGACGCCGTCGGCAGTGCCGTCATCGCCGACGACCGCTTCCTCGAAACCGTCATGACCGGGATTCTCGCCCGGGGGCACGTCCTGCTGGAAGACGTGCCCGGCACGGGGAAGACCCTCACCGCCCGGTCGTTCGCGACGGCGCTCGACCTCTCCTTCAAGCGGGTGCAGTTCACGCCGGACCTGCTGCCGTCCGACATCACCGGCTCGAACGTGTTCAACGAGGCCACCGGCGAGTTCGACTTCCAGCCCGGCCCCGTCTTCGCCAACGTCGTGCTGGCCGACGAAATCAACCGCGCGCCGCCCAAGACCCAGGCCGCCCTGCTGGAGGCGATGGGCGAGAAGCAGGTGACCGTCGACGGCGTGACTCACGACCTGCCAGAGCCGTTCTTCGTCATCGCCACGCAGAACCCCGTCGAGCAGGAGGGGACCTTCGGCCTGCCGGAGGCCCAGCGGGACCGCTTCATCGTCAAGACGTCGATGGGCTACCCCGACTTCGGCGGCGAGCGCGAACTCATCGACCGGCGGGCCGACCGGACGGCACAGGCCCCGAGCGTCACCAGCGTCATCGACGGCGAGCGCATCCCCGCGCTCCAGCGGGCCGTCGAGTCGGTCACCGTCGACGGGAAGCTCAGGGACTACGTGGTCGAACTCGGGCGGGCCACCCGCGAGGACGACCGCGTGGACGTGGGCGTCTCCCCCCGTGGCATCCAGCGGCTGTTCGAGGCGACCCGCGCCGCCGCGGTGCTGGACGGGCGCGACTACGCCGTGCCGGACGACGTGACCAGCGTCGCCGTGGCGGCGTTCGCCCACCGGCTCGTGCTGACCGCCGACGCGGGCGTCCGCGGCGTCGACCCCGCGACCGTCGTCAAGGACGTGCTGGACCGCGTCGAGGTACCCGCCGTCAGCCCCTGA
- a CDS encoding O-acetylhomoserine aminocarboxypropyltransferase/cysteine synthase family protein yields the protein MTDDYGFGTRCVHAGQEEPDPATGARAPPIYQTSSYVFEDADTAADRYALEDDGNVYSRFDNPTVRMLETRIASLENAVDAVATGSGMAALDAGTFVLAAAGDNIVTASSIYGGTHSYFSKAASRRGIETRFVDTLDPDAYAEAIDEDTAYVHFETIGNPSLVVPPMEDIAEVAHDHGVPVFVDNTFGTPALCNPLDHGVDLLWESTTKWIHGSGTTVGGVLVDGGSFPWDEYPEKFPELGGENEAFGKNFSEAFGDRAFSVAARQRALRSLGDGQKPFDAWATLQGTETLSLRMERHCENAMTVARHLDDHPEVAWVTYPGLESHETHDLASEYLSGGYGGIVTFGLEAGYDAGRRFCEETDLAQFLANIGDAKTLVIHPASTTHAQLSEAEQRASGVTPDLVRMSVGIEDPEDVVADIDDAIARVT from the coding sequence ATGACCGACGACTACGGATTCGGGACGCGCTGTGTCCACGCCGGCCAGGAGGAGCCGGACCCGGCGACGGGGGCACGCGCGCCGCCCATCTATCAGACCTCCTCGTACGTCTTCGAGGACGCCGATACCGCGGCCGACCGGTACGCCCTGGAAGACGACGGCAACGTCTACTCGCGGTTCGACAACCCCACCGTTCGGATGCTCGAAACCCGCATCGCGTCGCTGGAAAACGCGGTCGACGCCGTCGCCACCGGGTCCGGGATGGCCGCCCTCGACGCCGGGACCTTCGTCCTCGCGGCCGCCGGTGACAACATCGTGACGGCCTCCTCCATCTACGGCGGCACCCACTCGTACTTCTCGAAGGCCGCCAGCCGCCGGGGCATCGAGACCCGTTTCGTCGACACGCTCGACCCGGACGCCTACGCGGAGGCCATCGACGAGGATACTGCCTACGTCCACTTCGAGACCATCGGCAACCCCTCGCTCGTGGTGCCACCGATGGAGGACATCGCCGAGGTGGCCCACGACCACGGCGTACCGGTCTTCGTCGACAACACGTTCGGGACGCCGGCGCTCTGTAACCCGCTCGACCACGGCGTGGACCTCCTCTGGGAGTCGACGACAAAGTGGATTCACGGCTCCGGGACGACCGTCGGCGGCGTCCTCGTCGACGGCGGCTCGTTCCCCTGGGACGAGTACCCCGAGAAGTTCCCGGAACTGGGCGGCGAGAACGAGGCCTTCGGCAAGAACTTCTCCGAGGCCTTCGGCGACCGCGCCTTTTCCGTGGCCGCCCGCCAGCGCGCCCTCCGCTCGCTGGGCGACGGCCAGAAACCGTTCGACGCCTGGGCGACCCTCCAGGGGACCGAGACGCTCTCCCTGCGGATGGAACGGCACTGCGAGAACGCGATGACGGTCGCTCGGCACCTCGACGACCACCCCGAGGTCGCCTGGGTCACCTACCCCGGGCTGGAGAGCCACGAGACCCACGACCTCGCGTCGGAGTACCTCTCGGGCGGGTACGGCGGCATCGTCACCTTCGGACTGGAGGCCGGCTACGACGCCGGGCGGCGGTTCTGCGAGGAGACCGACCTCGCGCAGTTCCTCGCCAACATCGGCGACGCGAAGACGCTGGTCATCCACCCGGCCTCGACCACCCACGCCCAACTCAGCGAGGCGGAACAGCGCGCCAGCGGCGTCACGCCCGACCTGGTCCGGATGAGCGTCGGCATCGAGGACCCCGAGGACGTCGTCGCGGACATCGACGACGCCATCGCCCGTGTAACATGA
- the metX gene encoding homoserine O-acetyltransferase MetX: MNVEHDTLSLGEFEFDSGETIPDLEITYEAYGEFDGDNAVLVCHALTGSAHVAGRDRVDSADQARAWWDDIVGPGKAIDTTEYYVVCANVPGSCYGSTGPKSEHPETGEPYGTDFPPVTVGDWTEAQRALLDELGIPHLHAVVGGSVGGMNVIEWAKRHPDHVDRIVPIAAAARLDTQCLALDAIARRAITTDPNWNQGHYYDGDPPSDGLALARQLGHVMYLSKASMERRFGRRAAGRDAVRTFPTDAAGAFFPYRDVESYLDYNAEKFTERFDANSYLYLTRAMDNYDLAAGFESDADALAAFDGEALVMSFTADWHFTTQQAEALADSLRDADANVAHHVIDSDHGHDAFLVEPDNVGPPLSDFLDSGVAGKAVTDSVVEDSQESDFAPVHNSLFSR; this comes from the coding sequence ATGAACGTCGAACACGACACCCTCTCGCTGGGCGAGTTCGAGTTCGACTCTGGGGAGACGATTCCCGACCTCGAAATCACCTACGAGGCCTACGGCGAGTTCGACGGCGACAACGCGGTGCTGGTCTGTCACGCGCTGACCGGTAGCGCCCACGTCGCCGGCCGCGACCGCGTCGACAGCGCCGACCAGGCTCGCGCCTGGTGGGACGACATCGTCGGGCCGGGCAAGGCCATCGACACCACGGAGTACTACGTCGTTTGCGCGAACGTGCCCGGTTCCTGTTACGGCTCGACGGGGCCGAAAAGCGAGCACCCGGAGACGGGCGAGCCCTACGGCACCGACTTCCCGCCGGTCACCGTCGGCGACTGGACCGAGGCCCAGCGCGCCCTGCTGGACGAACTCGGGATTCCGCACCTCCACGCCGTCGTCGGCGGCAGCGTCGGCGGCATGAACGTCATCGAGTGGGCCAAGCGCCACCCCGACCACGTCGACCGCATCGTCCCCATCGCCGCCGCCGCGCGGCTGGACACGCAGTGTCTCGCGCTCGATGCCATCGCCCGCCGGGCCATCACGACCGACCCGAACTGGAACCAGGGCCACTACTACGACGGCGACCCGCCCAGCGACGGCCTGGCGCTGGCCCGCCAACTGGGCCACGTGATGTACCTCTCGAAGGCGTCGATGGAGCGCCGCTTCGGCCGCCGCGCCGCCGGCCGGGACGCCGTCCGCACGTTCCCCACGGACGCCGCGGGCGCGTTCTTCCCGTACCGCGACGTGGAGTCGTACCTCGACTACAACGCCGAGAAGTTCACCGAGCGGTTCGACGCCAACAGCTACCTCTACCTGACGCGGGCGATGGACAACTACGACCTCGCCGCCGGGTTCGAGTCCGACGCCGACGCGCTGGCGGCCTTCGACGGCGAGGCGCTCGTGATGTCCTTTACCGCCGACTGGCACTTCACCACCCAGCAGGCCGAGGCGCTGGCCGACTCGCTCCGGGACGCCGACGCGAACGTCGCCCACCACGTCATCGACTCCGACCACGGCCACGACGCCTTCCTCGTCGAACCGGACAACGTCGGCCCGCCGCTGTCGGACTTCCTCGACAGCGGCGTCGCCGGCAAGGCCGTCACCGACTCCGTCGTCGAGGACAGCCAGGAGAGCGACTTCGCGCCGGTCCACAACAGCCTCTTCTCGCGGTGA
- a CDS encoding DUF7130 family rubredoxin-like protein, translated as MSDMTTNIESDEYSFGQTVYDEDGTALGTIRGFDEHGFYVTVEDGIEALSSEHLSAGAAGEAELMWRCWECGEMGQIEDIPEECPSCGAPKEDIYYWQED; from the coding sequence ATGAGCGACATGACCACGAACATCGAAAGTGACGAGTACTCGTTCGGACAGACGGTGTACGACGAGGACGGCACCGCGCTCGGGACCATCCGCGGGTTCGACGAGCACGGCTTCTACGTCACGGTCGAGGACGGCATCGAGGCGCTGTCGAGCGAACACCTCAGCGCCGGGGCCGCGGGTGAGGCCGAACTGATGTGGCGCTGCTGGGAATGTGGCGAGATGGGACAGATAGAGGACATCCCCGAGGAGTGCCCGTCCTGTGGCGCACCGAAGGAGGACATCTACTACTGGCAGGAGGACTGA
- a CDS encoding ketopantoate reductase family protein — protein sequence MDIAVVGAGSLGSLVGGLLAREHDVTLVGREPHVDRVAERGLSVVGTESFRVHPSARTTVPQSADLALVAVKAYDTADAAAALADCAFDACLSLQNGMGNEETLAAALDCPVLAGTCSYGARLREPGTVAFTGRGEVVLGDRDGGQSAVADWAGAAFRAASVETTVATDMPTRLWEKLAVNTGINAVTALARVANGALADPPADGLAADAARETAAVAREQGVDLSDERAVSLLEGVVGDTAANRSSMLQDVSAGQRTEIDAINGYVADTATAPVPVNETLAALVRTWERHRG from the coding sequence ATGGACATCGCCGTCGTTGGGGCCGGGAGCCTCGGCAGCCTCGTCGGTGGCCTGCTCGCCCGCGAACACGACGTGACGCTCGTGGGCCGGGAGCCACACGTGGATCGGGTCGCCGAGCGCGGTCTCTCCGTGGTCGGGACCGAGTCGTTCCGGGTCCATCCGAGCGCGCGGACGACGGTTCCCCAGAGCGCCGACCTCGCGCTGGTGGCGGTGAAGGCCTACGACACCGCCGACGCCGCCGCGGCCCTCGCTGACTGCGCGTTCGACGCCTGCCTCTCACTCCAGAACGGGATGGGAAACGAGGAGACGCTCGCCGCCGCACTCGACTGTCCGGTGCTCGCGGGGACGTGCTCCTACGGCGCGCGGCTCCGGGAGCCGGGCACCGTCGCGTTCACCGGCCGCGGCGAGGTCGTGCTGGGGGACCGCGACGGCGGCCAGTCAGCGGTCGCCGACTGGGCGGGCGCGGCGTTCCGGGCCGCCAGCGTCGAGACGACCGTCGCGACCGACATGCCGACGCGGCTCTGGGAGAAGCTCGCGGTCAACACCGGCATCAACGCGGTGACGGCGCTCGCCCGCGTGGCGAACGGTGCGCTGGCCGACCCGCCGGCCGACGGCCTCGCCGCGGACGCGGCCCGGGAGACGGCCGCCGTCGCCCGCGAGCAGGGCGTCGACCTCTCCGACGAGCGCGCGGTGTCGCTCCTCGAAGGGGTCGTCGGCGACACCGCCGCCAACCGCTCGTCGATGCTCCAGGACGTCTCGGCCGGCCAGCGGACGGAAATCGACGCCATCAACGGCTACGTCGCCGACACCGCGACGGCACCGGTCCCGGTCAACGAGACGCTCGCCGCCCTCGTGCGGACGTGGGAGCGACACCGCGGGTAG